The Nicotiana tomentosiformis chromosome 2, ASM39032v3, whole genome shotgun sequence genome includes the window ACTCAGCCTGGGCTAGAAGATCTGATGAAGTCTTTCATTGTCAAGACAAATGAGAGAGTAGAAGCTTATGgttcagctatcaaagaacttggcatTGGTTTAAACTTGGAGAAATAAGTGGGAAAAATTGAAATTGTATTGTTtgagagaatcccaggtactctACCAGCTGACACcgagagaaatcccaaagaaacagtgaatgatgtgaccttgagaagcgggcAAGTACTGAAAGATCCCACTCCAGTCCAAAAAGATGTGgtacctgaaaaagaaagtgaGGAGAGGCTGAAAATTGAAGGTGATAAGAAAAAGAAAGGCAAGGAAGGAGCTGAGAAatagaagaaggaggaaacttcgaTAAAGGAAGATCGAAATGAGAGCGAGCACATGCCTGCTCTACCCTTTCCCCAAAATctgtatagagaaaagctggacaagcagtttgagagatttctagatatgctgagacaggttaatgtaaatttgccattcatagaagttctctcacaaatgccagcttatgccaaattcttgaatgAGATCTTTACAAAGAAGATGAAGATAGAAGAAACCTCAGTGGTCAATCTCACGGAGCATTGCagcgcaatcttgcaaaacaaactcccacaaaagtgtggagatccgggGAGTTTTACAataccttgctcgttaggcactcttaattttgataaatctttatgtgattctgctgcctcaattaatttaatgcctttgtctatttacaggaagctggagaatgagcttggagagataaAATCTGCgtcaatatctttgcagctggcagaccaaacaactataatacccgaggggatagtggaagatgtcttagttcgggtagataagtttgcatttcctgtagatttcattatggtgaagatggaggagaacaaagaggttccccttatcttaggaagaccattcttagcaacgggcagagcaatattagatatacaaTATAAAAAAAtgcatgcttagagtgggtgaggagatggTGACTTTCGAGATGAATGCGGAGATGGGGGTGAGAAAGGAGAAGCcaactgcaagtgttgagtggaaggtgAAGAGCTCAAAAGAGAAGGTCCCGGTGATTGAGAAagacaagtgtggggtgtaccccgagacggctgagaagaagttgtccgcgtggatgtgtgcactagttcggggGCACGAAGAATATAGCCCGACTTTGACTCACACCTCGACTAGagattcagggaagttttctCTACTTTATGccttttaattgtgtgtcatagggacatgccacaacttaaagtgtggtgTGGGGGATAtttatatgttgtatgtatatgtatttcTTTTTTGCTTAGTTATAGTAGTTTGATAGAAAAATATTTGgaaaaccataaaaattttaaattttttgatttttcccaaCAATGGATATCATTCAACAAGTTTCTTGAGGgataaagtcgaaagaaaaagacaaaaagattttttttgttaGGTAGTATATTAATTTtcccttagtttttctttgtgtcgcggttcttttttaggggttttgtttgaatcgggtatagttagtttttagttttgttaggagtagaaaaccttgtgctatgattttaaTTGGAAGCAATATATCTTGACTatgttataccttgagaatagtgagtgctctggttgtgacgcttaggctcactTTTTGACTCTCGtagaagtaccttaaattgtatgttcttaactttgcttaactgctttgactagagtgtgctgataatccaatcttgagttatgtgccatgtgtgtgtgagattttgGTGTATTAGGTTCATTGCATTTGATGTATAGAACATTCCCCGTGTgcttgcaaagcgaaatagtagttttattcagtcttggaagagatataggcatttctttgttgagcgaGTTATATGCTATTACCCACCAAATTGCTATGTATCgcagttaaccccgttgagcctgtaatcctgtttctttagCAACCaaattacaagccttacccttttgtttgaattgacaatctatttgaaccatttacttctcatgagcacttgaaattgttataaactgtgtaaaagttaaagtgtggggtgattggtttggattttgagtggaactaatgaattaAGGAGACaagtgcactgttttgaaaaagtaagagcaacttaaattgaaaaagaaaaaaaaaactatagtTGTATTTTTGTGAAAATTATTCACTAATaggtggtaactcttgatgtaatagtgcttaaagaagttgggagttaatatatatggatgtgaaggtggagtcttgatttattaaagtgcttagggaggtgtagtcactcttatatctaaatgtatcttacccatcccgcagcctacattacaaccaaataaagtcctacttgatccttgactgaatgagctcgaattagtagagtagtacactacgggtaAGCCTATAGTTCATCTTTTGttgcatatgaatgttgtttatgagagtgagcaaattcttccaatcttgagttcctaattgttcttagtttctatggtgtgtggaactactctctattgttctGTGAGGGCACCTGATTCGTGAAGGAAaagtaatgtcgttgacctctaggttagagtaagtgagtgagatATAAATAATGTGTGGTACTTGCGAGTCAAatgttgaggctaggatgttgtattttaaatattcttggtatgatgagttatgggAGTTGTGTAataggtcgtgtctatataaagtgtagtttgattgctcgaggacgagcaatggtttaagtgtggggtgttgatggtatgctataattgcgtgttttagttgtttatcacactctaatttactgcactttaattgagtttgagccttaatcgctagtgttttgcactaattatgtgttttatgccttgtaggaatgattccaagctatgtagatgttgtggcatgaattcatgctattttggagctttgaagtctgagtaaaagcccaaggattaagttgggattgAGTTCAGGGATCAACAGAAACTAGTGCACTTAATGGGAGAAACAAAAAATCGAACAGGACGTCACCCAAAGTTTGCGGCCATATGCGCGAGCACCCACCCAGGTGCGTGGCCGCGCACGTCCAACTCCGGAAAGAGTCCTATTTCGCGTAGAAGAAGGTgtgttcgtttgggcccgaccctacttggtatatatacatggaaaatggtatttttgggacttttgacacatctaagacctaaagAGGCTAAGGAGAAGTAGTAGAAGCAAGAGCacatggatttcatcattcaatcctcactcaagacaacagATTGGATCGTTTATGATTTCCTTTAACtaaaacttatttgtgatgaattactccatatctacgGAGTAGTTCaatttagggattgatggatttggtgtattgatatttggtGTGGGCTATTAACTCTAGTTTgtatgtattgaattatttttggtgttttaattgttgcacctattttcacatgttcatgtaatcaagAAAGGAAAAACTTGTGACATAGTTGCATTATcgtgttggttgagttcatcaattcttcttagtaatcaaaagaggctaattGTATTATTGTTTaaccctagttaggaggataattgagagaggttcttctaaagaccaatccactacgaattcttgcatatcttcactgaacttaaattggttcatattgtgaggttgagacttaatcgagagaggagtttctactaaacgattgaactaataattgagtgaattcgagagactcatttgaacattaaaagtgaattaactagagttaaatcttagacatttatcttgcacctatccaatcaatccctattttctctcattgatatcttccttactcattgttgtgattgtcattagtcaatagtttag containing:
- the LOC138904728 gene encoding uncharacterized protein, translating into MPALPFPQNLYREKLDKQFERFLDMLRQVNVNLPFIEVLSQMPAYAKFLNEIFTKKMKIEETSVVNLTEHCSAILQNKLPQKCGDPGSFTIPCSLGTLNFDKSLCDSAASINLMPLSIYRKLENELGEIKSASISLQLADQTTIIPEGIVEDVLVRGHATT